The Klebsiella sp. RHBSTW-00484 genome includes a window with the following:
- a CDS encoding DUF805 domain-containing protein: MDWYLKVLQNYLGFGGRARRKEYWMFILVNIILTGVLSIIDKMLGWQRAGGEGILTTIYAILVFLPWWAVQFRRLHDTDRSAWWLLLLLIPVIGWLVIIIFNCQNGTPGNNRFGPDPKPTSY; the protein is encoded by the coding sequence ATGGACTGGTATCTTAAAGTATTACAAAACTATCTTGGATTTGGCGGCCGTGCCCGGCGCAAAGAGTACTGGATGTTTATTCTGGTCAACATCATCCTGACTGGCGTACTCAGCATCATTGATAAGATGCTCGGCTGGCAGCGCGCGGGAGGAGAAGGCATCCTGACGACTATCTATGCCATACTGGTATTTTTACCGTGGTGGGCGGTGCAGTTTCGTCGTTTGCACGACACCGACCGTTCAGCATGGTGGCTGTTATTACTGCTGATTCCTGTTATCGGCTGGCTGGTGATCATTATCTTTAATTGCCAGAACGGTACTCCCGGCAATAACCGCTTCGGGCCGGACCCAAAACCAACCTCATACTAA
- a CDS encoding glutathione S-transferase family protein, with protein sequence MGQLIDGIWHDTWYDTQSTGGRFKRSVSAFRNWLTADGAPGPGGEPGFPAEKDRYHLYVSLACPWAHRTLILRKLKGLEPFISVSVVNPLMFENGWTFDDNFPAATGDTLYQHEFLYQLYLHADPQYSGRVTVPVLWDKKQHTIVSNESAEIIRMLNSAFDGLGARAGDYYPPELREQIDELNGWIYDNVNNGVYKAGFATSQQAYDEAVDAVFTSLERLEQILGQHRFLTGNQLTEADIRLWTTLVRFDPVYVTHFKCDKHRISDYLNLYGFLRDIYQMPGIAETVDFAHIRNHYYRSHKTINPTGIISIGPQQDLSEPHGRDLRFR encoded by the coding sequence ATGGGACAATTAATTGACGGCATCTGGCACGATACCTGGTATGACACCCAATCCACCGGAGGGCGGTTCAAGCGTTCTGTTTCTGCCTTTCGCAACTGGCTAACCGCCGACGGTGCACCAGGACCGGGTGGTGAACCCGGGTTTCCGGCGGAAAAAGACCGCTATCATCTGTACGTTTCTCTTGCCTGTCCATGGGCACATCGCACCTTAATTCTGCGTAAGCTGAAAGGGTTAGAGCCGTTTATTTCCGTCTCGGTGGTCAACCCCTTAATGTTCGAGAACGGCTGGACGTTCGACGATAACTTTCCGGCGGCCACTGGAGATACCCTCTATCAGCACGAATTTCTTTATCAGCTTTACCTGCATGCCGATCCGCAATACAGCGGGCGCGTTACGGTGCCAGTGTTGTGGGATAAAAAACAGCACACCATCGTCAGTAACGAGTCGGCTGAAATCATCCGCATGCTCAACTCCGCTTTCGATGGGCTGGGGGCTCGTGCCGGAGATTACTATCCACCTGAGCTGCGTGAACAAATTGATGAGCTGAACGGCTGGATCTACGACAACGTTAACAACGGCGTTTATAAAGCTGGATTCGCCACCAGCCAGCAGGCCTACGACGAAGCGGTCGATGCGGTATTTACCTCGCTGGAGCGCCTTGAGCAAATCCTGGGACAGCACCGCTTCCTGACGGGTAACCAGTTAACCGAGGCAGATATTCGCCTGTGGACTACATTGGTTCGCTTCGACCCGGTGTATGTGACCCATTTTAAATGCGATAAACACCGCATCAGCGATTACCTCAATCTTTATGGCTTCCTGCGGGATATCTACCAGATGCCAGGCATTGCTGAAACGGTAGATTTTGCCCATATTCGCAACCATTACTATCGTAGTCATAAAACGATCAACCCAACCGGGATTATCTCCATTGGTCCACAGCAGGATCTCAGCGAACCGCACGGCCGCGATCTTCGCTTCCGCTAA
- a CDS encoding DoxX family protein gives MKKLEDVGVLVARILMPILFITAGWGKITGYAGTQQYMEAMGVPGFMLPLVILLEFGGGLAILFGFLTRTTALFTAGFTVLTAFLFHSNFAEGVNSLMFMKNLTIAGGFLLLGITGPGAFSIDRVLNKKW, from the coding sequence ATGAAAAAATTAGAAGATGTTGGTGTACTGGTAGCACGCATTCTGATGCCAATTCTGTTTATCACCGCAGGTTGGGGAAAAATCACTGGTTATGCGGGTACCCAACAATATATGGAAGCCATGGGCGTCCCTGGGTTTATGCTGCCGCTGGTTATTCTGCTTGAATTTGGCGGCGGTCTGGCAATCCTGTTCGGTTTCCTGACTCGCACTACCGCGCTGTTCACCGCAGGCTTCACCGTACTGACCGCGTTCCTGTTCCACAGCAACTTTGCTGAAGGTGTGAACTCGCTGATGTTCATGAAAAACTTGACCATCGCTGGCGGCTTCCTGCTGCTGGGTATCACCGGCCCGGGCGCATTCAGTATCGACCGTGTGCTGAATAAAAAGTGGTAA
- a CDS encoding YqjK-like family protein, protein MSRDQQERERQKARLLRLIQQQRLDLNASRRDWLEATAPIDRGWHTLLNLRSWAMVGSGLVAVWSVRHPRFLLRWTKRSFGLWSTWRMARGLLRQQSTR, encoded by the coding sequence ATGAGCCGCGACCAACAGGAACGTGAACGGCAAAAAGCACGTCTGCTGCGTCTAATCCAACAGCAACGGCTGGATCTCAACGCCAGCCGTCGCGACTGGCTGGAAGCAACCGCGCCAATAGATCGCGGCTGGCATACTCTACTTAACTTGCGTTCATGGGCGATGGTCGGCAGCGGCCTCGTCGCAGTGTGGTCTGTCCGCCACCCGCGCTTTTTACTCCGTTGGACGAAACGCAGTTTTGGTCTCTGGAGCACCTGGCGCATGGCCCGTGGCCTGCTGCGTCAGCAATCAACACGCTGA
- a CDS encoding phage holin family protein: MANSQHTQGPGQSVFGIGQRIVTLLVEMVETRLRLVVVELEEEKANLFQLFLMLGLTLLFAAFGLMSLLVLIIWAVDAQYRLNVMIATTVTLLLAALIGGIWTLSKARRSTFLRLTRQELANDRSLLEDDKP; the protein is encoded by the coding sequence ATGGCAAACTCTCAACACACGCAGGGGCCGGGGCAAAGCGTTTTCGGCATTGGTCAGCGGATAGTTACCCTGCTGGTCGAAATGGTGGAAACGCGCCTGCGCCTGGTGGTCGTGGAGCTGGAAGAGGAGAAAGCGAATCTCTTTCAGCTGTTCCTGATGCTGGGGCTGACGTTGCTATTTGCTGCATTCGGGTTGATGAGCCTGCTGGTCCTCATTATCTGGGCCGTTGATGCGCAATATCGCCTGAACGTGATGATAGCCACCACCGTGACCCTGCTGCTGGCGGCGCTGATCGGCGGTATCTGGACGCTTAGTAAGGCCCGACGTTCGACGTTTCTGCGCCTTACGCGTCAGGAACTGGCTAACGACAGGTCCTTGCTGGAGGACGATAAGCCATGA
- a CDS encoding DUF883 family protein: MAKDNVAEDLRAELKTLADTLEEVLNSSTDKSKEEIGKLRSKAESALKESRVRLGETSDAIVKQTRETAARADEYVRENPWTGVGIGAAVGLVLGVLLTRR; encoded by the coding sequence ATGGCTAAAGATAACGTTGCAGAAGACCTGCGTGCGGAACTGAAAACGCTGGCTGACACCCTGGAAGAAGTGCTGAACTCCTCCACGGATAAATCGAAAGAAGAGATTGGTAAGCTGCGTAGCAAAGCCGAAAGCGCGCTGAAAGAGAGCCGCGTTCGTTTGGGAGAAACCAGCGACGCCATTGTGAAGCAAACGCGCGAAACCGCTGCTCGCGCCGATGAATACGTCCGCGAAAATCCGTGGACTGGCGTCGGAATTGGCGCAGCTGTCGGATTGGTGCTGGGTGTTCTGCTGACGCGTCGCTGA
- a CDS encoding DUF1090 domain-containing protein, whose amino-acid sequence MKHRIALILVLTSLSTSAFAISPCQEKEQDIQREISYAEKHHNQNRIDGLNRALSEVRANCSDSKLKAEHQQKIAKQQAEIAERQNDLREAEQKGDADKISKRQHKLDEAQQELKTLQSREY is encoded by the coding sequence ATGAAACACCGCATCGCTTTGATCCTGGTACTGACTTCACTTAGCACCAGCGCCTTTGCCATCTCCCCTTGTCAGGAAAAAGAGCAGGACATCCAGCGGGAGATTAGCTACGCAGAAAAACATCATAATCAGAACCGTATTGATGGTTTGAATCGGGCGCTTAGTGAAGTCAGAGCAAACTGCAGCGACAGTAAGCTCAAAGCTGAACACCAGCAAAAAATCGCCAAACAGCAAGCAGAGATAGCCGAACGGCAGAACGATCTGCGCGAAGCCGAACAGAAAGGCGATGCTGACAAAATCAGCAAACGCCAGCATAAACTTGATGAAGCGCAGCAAGAGCTGAAAACGCTGCAATCTCGTGAGTATTAA
- the mzrA gene encoding EnvZ/OmpR regulon moderator MzrA: MKRPTLRHISWVLGGSLLLCGLFWLWLTVQQQESTLAIRPVSQGISMPDGFSVWHHLDANGIRFKSITPQNDGLLIKFDSNAQGVAAKEVLGRALPHGYIIALLDDDNSPTAWISRLRDTPHRFG; the protein is encoded by the coding sequence ATTAAACGTCCTACACTGCGTCACATAAGCTGGGTGCTGGGCGGCTCGTTACTCCTGTGTGGTCTGTTCTGGCTCTGGCTGACCGTGCAACAGCAGGAATCCACGCTGGCAATCCGCCCGGTCAGTCAGGGAATCAGCATGCCGGATGGTTTTTCCGTCTGGCATCATCTCGACGCCAACGGCATCCGTTTTAAAAGCATTACGCCGCAAAATGATGGCCTGTTAATCAAGTTTGACTCCAACGCCCAGGGCGTCGCAGCCAAAGAAGTGCTGGGCCGCGCTCTGCCGCATGGCTATATTATTGCCTTGCTGGACGATGATAATTCGCCGACGGCCTGGATTTCACGCCTGCGCGATACCCCGCATAGATTCGGATAA
- the yqjA gene encoding DedA family general envelope maintenance protein YqjA, with protein sequence MELLTQLLNALWAQDYETLANPSMIGMLYFVLFMILFLENGLLPAAFLPGDSLLVLVGVLIAKGAMGFPETLLLLTAAASLGCWLSYIQGRWLGNTRIVQNWLSHLPSHYHQRAHHLFHKHGLSALLIGRFIAFVRTLLPTIAGLSGLSSTRFQFFNWMSGLLWVLILTSLGYLLGKTPVFLKYEDQLMSCLMLLPVALLVFGLIGSLVVLWKKKHRSRS encoded by the coding sequence ATGGAACTATTAACCCAATTGTTAAATGCATTGTGGGCTCAGGATTACGAAACACTCGCTAATCCGTCCATGATTGGCATGCTGTATTTTGTCTTATTTATGATTTTGTTCCTTGAGAACGGTTTGTTACCAGCTGCCTTTCTACCGGGCGACAGCCTGCTCGTACTGGTCGGCGTGTTGATTGCTAAGGGCGCGATGGGCTTTCCTGAAACGCTGTTGCTCCTCACCGCTGCGGCAAGTCTCGGCTGCTGGCTAAGCTACATTCAGGGTCGCTGGCTGGGTAATACGCGAATCGTACAAAACTGGCTTTCGCACCTACCCTCACACTACCACCAGCGCGCGCATCACCTTTTCCATAAACACGGGCTTTCTGCGTTGCTGATAGGCCGTTTTATCGCCTTCGTCCGCACGCTGCTGCCAACCATTGCCGGGCTATCGGGCCTGAGCAGCACGCGCTTCCAGTTCTTTAACTGGATGAGCGGCCTGCTGTGGGTTTTGATTCTCACCTCGCTGGGATATCTGCTGGGGAAAACGCCGGTATTCCTGAAGTATGAAGATCAGCTGATGTCCTGCCTGATGCTGCTGCCCGTCGCGCTGCTGGTGTTTGGTTTGATTGGCTCGCTGGTTGTCCTGTGGAAGAAAAAACACAGAAGCCGGAGCTGA
- the exuR gene encoding transcriptional regulator ExuR, whose amino-acid sequence MEITESRRLYQQLAAELKTRIEQGVYLVGDKLPAERFIADEKSVSRTVVREAIIMLEVEGYVEVRKGSGIHVIANQPKHQQIPDESLEFASYGPFELLQARQLIESNIAEFAATQVTKQDIMKLMEIQEKARKEKCFRDSEWDLQFHVQVALATQNTALAAIVEKMWTQRVHNPYWKKLHDHIDLRTVDNWCDDHDQILKALIRKDPHAAKLAMWQHLENTKLMLFNETSDDFEFNADRYLFADNPVVHLDTAANGAK is encoded by the coding sequence ATGGAAATCACTGAATCGCGTCGTTTGTATCAGCAGCTTGCCGCCGAGCTGAAGACGCGTATTGAACAAGGTGTCTACCTTGTGGGCGATAAACTGCCCGCAGAGCGGTTTATCGCTGATGAAAAAAGCGTTAGCCGCACCGTGGTTCGCGAAGCCATTATTATGCTGGAAGTGGAAGGCTACGTTGAAGTCCGTAAGGGGTCAGGCATTCACGTTATTGCTAACCAACCGAAACATCAGCAAATTCCTGATGAGTCGCTGGAGTTCGCCAGCTATGGTCCGTTTGAGCTGCTGCAAGCCCGTCAGCTCATTGAAAGTAATATCGCCGAGTTCGCTGCCACTCAGGTGACCAAGCAAGACATCATGAAACTGATGGAAATCCAGGAGAAAGCGCGTAAAGAAAAATGCTTCCGCGATTCCGAGTGGGATCTCCAGTTTCACGTTCAGGTGGCGCTGGCGACGCAAAACACCGCCTTAGCCGCCATCGTTGAAAAGATGTGGACTCAGCGTGTGCATAACCCGTACTGGAAAAAGCTGCACGACCACATCGACCTGCGCACCGTCGATAACTGGTGTGACGATCATGACCAAATCCTCAAAGCGCTTATCCGCAAGGATCCACACGCGGCAAAACTGGCCATGTGGCAGCATCTGGAAAACACCAAGCTCATGCTGTTTAACGAAACCAGCGATGACTTCGAATTCAATGCGGACCGCTATCTGTTTGCTGATAATCCGGTCGTTCATCTCGATACCGCTGCCAACGGCGCAAAATAG
- a CDS encoding MFS transporter, translating to MRKIKGLRWYMIALVTLGTVLGYLTRNTVAAAAPTLMEELHISTQQYSYIIAAYSAAYTVMQPVAGYVLDVLGTKIGYAFFAVAWAVFCGSTALAGSWGGLALARGAVGAAEAAMIPAGLKASSEWFPAKERSIAVGYFNVGSSIGAMIAPPLVVWAIVMHSWQMAFIISGVLSFAWAMAWLVFYKHPRDQKKLTEEEREYIIGGQESQHQTNNGKKMSPWQILRNRQFWGIALPRFLAEPAWGTFNAWIPLFMFKVYGFNLKEIAMFAWMPMLFADLGCIIGGYLPPLFQRWFGVNLIVSRKMVVTMGALLMIGPGMIGLFTSPFVAIALLCVGGFAHQALSGALITLSSDVFGRNEVATANGLTGMAAWLASTMFALVVGALADTIGFSPLFAVLAIFDLLGAVVIWTVLKNKSADDDPTPLNTSKPATQS from the coding sequence ATGCGTAAAATTAAAGGGTTACGTTGGTACATGATCGCGCTGGTGACGTTAGGCACCGTGCTCGGGTACCTGACGCGTAACACTGTGGCGGCAGCTGCGCCAACTCTGATGGAAGAGTTACACATCTCCACCCAACAGTACTCCTATATCATCGCAGCCTATTCCGCTGCTTATACCGTGATGCAGCCTGTCGCTGGCTACGTGCTGGACGTTTTGGGTACCAAAATCGGCTATGCCTTCTTTGCTGTTGCCTGGGCAGTCTTCTGCGGCTCCACGGCGCTGGCGGGAAGCTGGGGCGGCCTGGCGCTGGCGCGTGGCGCAGTAGGTGCCGCTGAAGCCGCGATGATCCCCGCAGGTCTGAAGGCCAGCTCTGAATGGTTCCCGGCAAAAGAGCGTTCAATCGCCGTCGGCTACTTCAACGTTGGCTCTTCTATCGGTGCAATGATCGCGCCACCGCTGGTGGTATGGGCTATCGTAATGCACAGCTGGCAGATGGCGTTTATTATCTCCGGCGTCCTGAGCTTTGCCTGGGCAATGGCCTGGCTGGTTTTCTACAAACACCCGCGCGATCAGAAAAAATTAACCGAAGAAGAACGCGAATATATCATTGGTGGCCAGGAGTCTCAGCATCAGACCAATAACGGCAAGAAAATGTCCCCATGGCAGATTCTGCGCAACCGTCAGTTCTGGGGTATCGCCCTGCCGCGCTTCCTTGCAGAACCTGCATGGGGGACCTTCAACGCGTGGATCCCGCTGTTCATGTTTAAAGTTTACGGCTTTAACCTGAAAGAGATCGCCATGTTTGCGTGGATGCCAATGCTGTTTGCTGACCTCGGGTGCATCATTGGGGGTTACCTGCCGCCGCTGTTCCAACGCTGGTTTGGCGTTAACCTGATCGTTTCGCGTAAAATGGTGGTCACCATGGGTGCGCTACTGATGATTGGTCCAGGGATGATCGGTCTGTTTACCAGCCCATTCGTGGCTATCGCGCTGCTGTGCGTCGGTGGCTTTGCTCACCAGGCGCTGTCCGGTGCGCTGATCACGCTCTCTTCCGACGTATTTGGTCGTAACGAAGTGGCAACAGCAAACGGCCTGACCGGTATGGCCGCATGGCTGGCCAGTACTATGTTTGCCCTGGTCGTCGGTGCACTGGCTGATACCATCGGCTTTAGTCCGCTGTTCGCCGTGCTGGCGATATTCGATCTGCTGGGTGCCGTGGTTATCTGGACGGTCCTGAAAAATAAATCAGCCGATGACGATCCCACGCCGTTAAACACCAGTAAACCGGCAACGCAAAGCTAG
- the uxaC gene encoding glucuronate isomerase — protein sequence MTPFMTEDFLLDTEFSRRLYHDYAKDQPIFDYHCHLPPQQIAENYRFKNLYDIWLKGDHYKWRAMRTNGVAERLCTGDASDREKFDAWAATVPHTIGNPLYHWTHLELRRPFGITGKVLSPTTADEIWDRCNDLLAQDTFSARGIMQQMNVKMVGTTDDPIDSLEHHASIAKDGTFTVKVLPSWRPDKAFNIEQATFNDYIAKLGEVSDTDIRRFTDLQSALTKRLDHFAAHGCKVSDHALDVVLFAEANESELDSILARRLAGEALNEHEVAQFKTAVLVFLGAEYARREWVQQYHIGALRNNNQRQFKLLGADVGFDSINDRPMAEELSKLLSKQNEQNLLPKTILYCLNPRDNEVLGTMTGNFQGEGMPGKMQFGSGWWFNDQKDGMERQMTQLAQLGLLSRFVGMLTDSRSFLSYTRHEYFRRILCQMIGRWVEAGEAPADIQLLGEMVKNICFNNARDYFAIELN from the coding sequence ATGACACCGTTTATGACCGAAGATTTTCTGCTTGATACCGAGTTTTCCCGCCGCCTGTACCATGATTACGCTAAAGATCAGCCGATTTTCGACTATCACTGCCATTTACCGCCGCAGCAGATCGCCGAAAATTATCGCTTCAAAAATCTGTATGACATCTGGCTGAAAGGCGATCACTACAAATGGCGTGCGATGCGCACCAACGGCGTTGCCGAGCGTTTGTGCACCGGGGATGCCTCCGATCGCGAGAAATTTGATGCCTGGGCGGCCACCGTACCGCATACCATTGGCAACCCGTTATACCACTGGACCCATCTTGAACTGCGTCGTCCTTTTGGTATTACAGGTAAGGTGCTCTCTCCGACAACCGCAGATGAAATCTGGGATCGGTGCAACGACCTGCTGGCGCAGGACACATTCTCCGCACGCGGTATCATGCAGCAGATGAACGTGAAAATGGTCGGCACTACCGATGATCCGATCGATTCGCTGGAACATCACGCTTCCATTGCTAAAGACGGTACCTTCACCGTGAAGGTGCTACCGAGCTGGCGTCCGGATAAAGCCTTCAACATCGAACAGGCTACCTTCAATGATTACATAGCGAAGCTGGGCGAAGTGTCCGATACCGACATTCGTCGTTTTACTGACCTGCAATCTGCGCTGACTAAACGTCTGGATCACTTCGCTGCACACGGTTGTAAGGTCTCTGACCACGCGCTGGATGTGGTGCTGTTCGCCGAAGCCAACGAAAGTGAACTGGATAGCATTTTGGCGCGTCGCCTGGCAGGTGAAGCTCTGAACGAGCATGAAGTTGCGCAGTTCAAAACGGCGGTGCTGGTGTTCCTTGGCGCTGAATATGCCCGTCGCGAATGGGTACAGCAGTACCACATTGGGGCATTGCGTAATAACAACCAGCGTCAGTTCAAACTGCTGGGTGCCGATGTTGGCTTTGACTCCATTAACGACCGTCCGATGGCAGAAGAGCTGTCTAAGCTCCTGAGCAAGCAGAACGAACAAAATCTGCTGCCTAAAACTATCCTCTATTGCCTGAACCCGCGCGACAACGAAGTGCTGGGCACCATGACCGGCAACTTCCAGGGCGAAGGGATGCCGGGCAAGATGCAGTTCGGTTCCGGCTGGTGGTTCAACGATCAGAAAGACGGTATGGAACGTCAGATGACCCAACTGGCGCAGCTTGGCCTGCTGAGCCGCTTTGTCGGCATGTTGACCGATAGCCGCAGCTTCCTCTCCTACACCCGTCACGAATACTTCCGTCGCATCCTGTGCCAGATGATTGGCCGTTGGGTGGAAGCGGGCGAAGCGCCAGCGGATATTCAGCTGCTGGGTGAGATGGTGAAAAATATTTGCTTTAACAATGCGCGTGACTACTTCGCCATTGAACTGAACTAA
- a CDS encoding UxaA family hydrolase, whose translation MQYIKIHSQDNVAVALADMAAGTVVTIDGDTVTLAQDVARGHKFTLRSIAKGDNVVKYGLPIGHALADIAPGEHIHSHNTRTNLSDLDAYSYQPELIEPVAQPADRDIQIYRRANGDVGVRNELWILPTVGCVNAMARQMQNRFLKETNDAEGIDGVHLFSHTYGCSQLGDDHINTRTMLQNMVRHPNAGAVLVVGLGCENNQVDAFRETLGEFDPERVHFMICQHQDDEVEAGIEHLHQLYDVMRHDKREPGKLSELKFGLECGGSDGLSGITANPMLGRFSDYLIANGGTTVLTEVPEMFGAEQLLMSHCRDEETFGKLVTMVNDFKQYFIAHEQPIYENPSPGNKAGGITTLEDKSLGCTQKAGSSQVVDVLRYGERLKVHGLNLLSAPGNDAVATSALAGAGCHMVLFSTGRGTPYGGFVPTVKIATNSELAAKKKHWIDFDAGQLIHGKAMPQLLEEFVDTIVDFANGKQTCNERNDFRELAIFKSGVTL comes from the coding sequence ATGCAATACATTAAAATCCATTCGCAAGATAACGTCGCGGTAGCGTTGGCGGATATGGCGGCAGGCACGGTGGTCACCATTGACGGCGATACGGTCACGTTGGCTCAGGATGTTGCGCGCGGGCATAAGTTTACGCTGCGTAGCATTGCGAAGGGAGACAACGTCGTTAAGTACGGTCTGCCGATAGGACATGCGCTGGCGGATATTGCGCCGGGGGAACATATCCACTCCCACAATACGCGCACTAACTTAAGCGATCTCGACGCGTATAGCTATCAACCGGAACTTATCGAGCCCGTCGCGCAGCCTGCGGATCGCGATATCCAGATTTATCGTCGCGCCAACGGTGATGTTGGCGTGCGTAACGAGCTGTGGATCCTGCCGACCGTTGGCTGCGTCAACGCGATGGCCCGTCAGATGCAGAATCGTTTTCTGAAAGAGACAAACGATGCTGAAGGTATCGACGGCGTTCATCTCTTCAGCCATACCTATGGCTGTTCGCAGCTCGGTGACGATCACATCAACACCCGGACCATGCTGCAAAATATGGTGCGTCACCCAAATGCGGGCGCGGTGCTGGTAGTTGGTCTGGGCTGCGAAAACAACCAAGTTGATGCTTTTCGTGAAACGCTCGGTGAGTTCGATCCTGAACGCGTTCACTTTATGATCTGCCAACACCAGGATGACGAAGTGGAAGCGGGGATCGAGCATCTCCATCAGCTTTACGACGTGATGCGCCACGACAAGCGCGAGCCGGGTAAACTGAGCGAGCTGAAGTTTGGACTCGAATGCGGCGGTTCCGATGGTCTGTCCGGCATTACCGCCAACCCGATGCTGGGGCGTTTCTCGGATTACCTGATTGCCAACGGCGGCACTACCGTACTGACCGAAGTGCCGGAGATGTTCGGCGCTGAGCAGCTGCTGATGAGCCACTGTCGCGACGAAGAGACCTTCGGCAAGCTGGTAACGATGGTCAATGATTTCAAACAGTACTTCATTGCCCACGAACAGCCAATTTACGAGAATCCATCGCCGGGTAACAAAGCGGGCGGCATCACCACGCTGGAAGATAAATCACTGGGCTGCACGCAGAAAGCGGGCTCCAGCCAGGTGGTTGACGTGCTGCGCTACGGTGAGCGCCTGAAAGTGCACGGCCTTAATCTGCTGAGCGCGCCGGGCAACGATGCGGTAGCGACTAGCGCGTTGGCCGGTGCGGGCTGCCATATGGTGCTGTTCAGTACCGGTCGCGGCACGCCATACGGCGGTTTCGTTCCGACGGTTAAAATCGCCACCAACAGCGAACTGGCGGCGAAGAAGAAGCACTGGATCGACTTCGATGCCGGTCAGCTGATTCACGGCAAAGCAATGCCGCAGCTACTGGAAGAGTTTGTTGATACCATTGTGGACTTTGCTAACGGTAAGCAGACTTGTAACGAACGTAATGATTTCCGCGAACTGGCTATATTCAAAAGCGGTGTCACTCTCTAA
- a CDS encoding YgjV family protein, whose protein sequence is MTAYWLAQGVGVIAFLIGITTFFNRDERRFKLQLAVYSATIGLHFFLMGAYPAGMSAELNTVRTLISMRTRKLWVMAVFIVLTLVLGLAKLQHAMELLPIVGTLASTWALFRCTGLTVRCVMWCATACWVIHNFWLGSIGGTMIEGSFLVMNGLNIVRFRRMQKRGIDPFKVEKAVQEESPSAR, encoded by the coding sequence ATGACCGCGTATTGGCTTGCCCAGGGCGTTGGTGTCATCGCCTTTCTGATCGGCATTACCACTTTTTTCAACCGCGATGAGCGGCGCTTTAAGCTGCAGCTTGCCGTCTACAGCGCCACTATTGGCTTGCACTTCTTTTTGATGGGCGCGTATCCGGCGGGCATGAGCGCCGAGCTGAATACTGTCCGAACCCTGATCTCCATGCGCACCCGTAAGCTGTGGGTGATGGCCGTGTTTATTGTGCTCACCCTGGTATTGGGGCTGGCAAAGCTGCAACACGCGATGGAACTGCTGCCGATTGTTGGCACGCTTGCCAGCACCTGGGCGCTCTTTCGCTGTACCGGCCTCACCGTTCGCTGCGTGATGTGGTGCGCGACCGCCTGCTGGGTTATCCATAACTTCTGGCTGGGATCGATCGGTGGCACGATGATTGAAGGAAGTTTTCTGGTCATGAACGGTCTGAACATCGTTCGCTTCCGGCGGATGCAAAAGCGTGGTATTGACCCGTTTAAAGTCGAAAAAGCGGTGCAGGAAGAGAGCCCCTCCGCGCGTTAG